The following coding sequences lie in one Deltaproteobacteria bacterium genomic window:
- the rny gene encoding ribonuclease Y: MEITAVIFLSIIVFALGFLVAFWVRSRLTAAKIAAAEQEGRNIVEKAQKEGKTVLKEAKLHAKDQLYQMKLDFENETKEREAVLKKRENRLTQKEETIENKLEHLERRDSSVSAKEGQLTRREGALQGQEAKYESLIEEQKMLLEKISGFTGEEAKSLLIKAMESEARYEAAKLIKRIEKESREQADRKARKIIATAIQRYAGDYVAEKTVSVVNLPSDDMKGRIIGREGRNIRAIEAATGVDLIIDDTPEAVILSGFSSVRREVARLSLERLINDGRIHPARIEETVKKVSEEVDTQIREAGEQAAFDLGVHGIHSELIQHIGKLKFRTSYGQNVLQHSMEVGFLCGIMAAELGLNVKQAKRAGLLHDIGKAIDHEVEGPHALIGAKLAKKYGEPPRVVHAISAHHEDIPPASVLAVIVQAADTLSGARPGARRETLESYVRRLEDLEKIAESFAGVSKSYAIQAGRELRIIAESETVSDSEAVLLSRDVAKKIEESLSYPGQIRVTVIRETRAVDFAK; encoded by the coding sequence ATGGAGATAACCGCAGTAATCTTTCTAAGCATCATAGTGTTTGCACTGGGTTTTCTGGTTGCCTTCTGGGTTCGCAGCAGACTGACGGCGGCCAAGATCGCGGCAGCGGAACAGGAAGGCCGCAATATCGTAGAGAAGGCTCAAAAGGAAGGGAAGACCGTCTTAAAGGAGGCCAAGCTCCATGCAAAAGATCAACTCTATCAGATGAAGCTTGACTTTGAAAATGAGACAAAGGAAAGAGAGGCCGTACTTAAGAAGCGGGAAAATCGCCTTACTCAAAAAGAAGAGACTATTGAAAACAAGTTGGAGCACTTGGAACGCCGTGATTCCAGCGTTAGCGCAAAAGAGGGACAATTGACACGGAGGGAAGGGGCGCTTCAAGGCCAGGAGGCGAAGTATGAATCCTTGATTGAGGAACAGAAGATGCTGTTGGAAAAAATCTCGGGTTTCACGGGTGAGGAAGCGAAGAGTCTTTTGATCAAAGCCATGGAAAGCGAGGCTCGTTATGAGGCGGCAAAACTGATAAAGCGTATCGAAAAGGAGAGCCGGGAACAAGCAGATCGAAAAGCCAGGAAGATCATTGCCACAGCAATCCAGCGCTATGCCGGGGATTATGTGGCAGAGAAGACGGTCTCCGTTGTGAACTTGCCGAGTGACGATATGAAAGGTCGGATAATTGGACGGGAAGGACGAAACATTAGGGCCATCGAAGCTGCCACAGGAGTTGACCTGATAATAGATGACACTCCAGAGGCAGTAATTCTGTCAGGATTTAGTTCTGTTAGACGTGAAGTGGCCCGCCTATCTCTGGAAAGACTGATCAATGATGGCCGCATCCATCCCGCCAGAATTGAGGAGACGGTGAAAAAGGTCTCAGAGGAGGTCGACACGCAGATTCGTGAGGCGGGTGAACAGGCCGCCTTTGACTTGGGGGTCCATGGGATTCATTCTGAACTGATTCAACACATCGGAAAACTGAAGTTTCGAACAAGTTACGGTCAGAATGTGTTGCAGCATTCCATGGAAGTCGGATTTTTGTGTGGGATTATGGCTGCAGAGTTGGGGTTGAACGTGAAGCAAGCAAAGAGGGCTGGGCTGCTGCACGACATCGGCAAGGCCATAGACCATGAAGTTGAAGGTCCCCATGCTTTGATCGGGGCAAAGTTGGCCAAGAAGTATGGAGAACCGCCTCGTGTGGTACACGCAATTTCTGCTCATCACGAAGATATTCCCCCCGCATCGGTTCTCGCGGTCATTGTTCAGGCAGCAGATACTCTTTCAGGGGCACGGCCAGGCGCTCGCAGAGAGACACTGGAGAGCTACGTGAGACGTCTGGAGGATTTGGAGAAGATTGCTGAGTCTTTTGCCGGGGTCAGCAAATCGTATGCAATCCAAGCGGGCCGGGAGTTGCGGATCATTGCGGAAAGTGAAACGGTTTCAGATTCTGAGGCTGTTCTGCTGAGTCGGGATGTCGCAAAAAAGATCGAAGAATCTCTATCTTATCCAGGTCAAATCAGGGTGACGGTGATTCGAGAAACCAGGGCCGTCGATTTTGCCAAGTGA
- a CDS encoding F0F1 ATP synthase subunit epsilon, translating to MAGNITLEVVTPDKSVVSEEAQIVVAPGEYGEFGVLIGHTSFLTTLKIGMLRYKDQGGAERVVFVNGGFAEVLPYKVTILAESADRRRDIDVDRARAALKRAEERLAEVSRREDLDFRRAQVALQRAVTRIKIGEARRGTG from the coding sequence ATGGCAGGCAATATCACGTTGGAAGTAGTGACCCCTGATAAATCGGTTGTGAGTGAAGAGGCCCAAATTGTGGTCGCGCCGGGGGAATATGGGGAGTTTGGCGTCTTGATCGGCCACACGTCATTTCTGACGACACTGAAGATAGGGATGCTAAGATACAAGGACCAGGGCGGCGCTGAACGTGTGGTGTTTGTGAACGGCGGTTTTGCAGAGGTCTTGCCTTATAAGGTGACAATCCTGGCCGAGTCTGCTGACCGGCGCAGAGACATAGACGTGGATCGGGCCAGGGCCGCATTGAAGCGGGCTGAAGAACGCCTGGCCGAGGTAAGCAGGAGAGAGGACCTTGATTTCAGGCGTGCCCAGGTAGCGTTACAGCGGGCAGTCACCAGAATAAAGATCGGGGAGGCCAGAAGGGGGACGGGTTAG
- a CDS encoding NTP transferase domain-containing protein yields the protein MQDVVAIILAAGKGTRMKSDRAKVLHEMAGAPMIRYVVEAALGVVENVVVVIGHQAEGVREALESYPTLRFSIQQEQLGTGHAVMTAMPEVRAGIHDAVILCGDTPLIKPETIRGLIDHHRATRGDLTLLATTLEEPFGYGRIISDAQGNVIRIVEEADATDAEKEISVVNSGTYCVKIDFLKKFLPGLRSDNAQGEFYLTDVVERAYGAGDPASLVEVRDTLEVLGVNTREELTRAESLL from the coding sequence ATGCAAGACGTAGTTGCCATTATTCTAGCTGCGGGTAAGGGCACCCGGATGAAGTCGGACCGGGCAAAGGTGCTTCACGAGATGGCCGGGGCGCCCATGATCCGATATGTGGTCGAAGCTGCACTGGGTGTTGTCGAGAATGTCGTGGTCGTTATTGGCCACCAGGCCGAAGGTGTACGGGAGGCGCTCGAATCGTACCCGACTCTTCGCTTCTCGATTCAACAGGAACAGTTGGGCACTGGACATGCCGTCATGACTGCCATGCCTGAGGTTCGTGCCGGGATTCATGACGCTGTTATACTATGCGGGGATACGCCTTTGATAAAGCCGGAGACGATTCGTGGCTTGATTGATCACCACAGGGCAACAAGAGGCGATCTGACCTTACTGGCTACGACACTTGAAGAGCCTTTTGGATATGGAAGAATCATTTCTGATGCTCAAGGGAATGTGATCCGGATTGTCGAAGAAGCTGATGCCACTGATGCAGAGAAGGAAATCAGCGTGGTTAATTCCGGAACTTATTGTGTGAAGATCGATTTCTTGAAAAAATTCTTGCCAGGTTTAAGAAGCGACAATGCCCAGGGTGAATTCTATTTGACCGACGTTGTGGAGCGGGCATACGGAGCAGGTGATCCCGCATCCCTTGTAGAGGTTCGCGATACATTGGAGGTCTTGGGGGTGAATACCAGAGAGGAGTTGACCAGGGCCGAGAGCTTGCTTTAG
- the atpD gene encoding F0F1 ATP synthase subunit beta yields MAKIVNMGRITQIIGNVIDVEFPEGQLPLIYTALLISNPGINDEEDNLVVEVAQHLGDRVVRTIGMDMTDGLVRGMPVKNTGKPIMMPVGDAGLGRVLNVVGRPVDGLGPVETDKYAPIHRRAPEFTEQDTTVNVLESGVKVMDLLVPFPRGGKMGMFGGAGVGKTVIMMEMIHNIAMQHGGISVFAGVGERTREGNDLYYEMKGSGVLPRAALIYGQMTEPPGARARVALSALTAAEYYRDEEGKDVLLFIDNIFRFTQAGSEVSALLGRMPSAVGYQPTLAVDLGELQERITSTTKGSITAVQCVYVPADDLTDPAPATTFAHLDGTVVLSRQIVELGIYPAVDPLDSVSRILDPVVLGEEHYLTARRVQVILQKYKDLQDIIAILGMDELSEEDKLTVGRARRIQRFLSQPFFVAAEFTGTEGKYVKVEDTVKGFKGICEGEYDDLPEQAFYMVGPIDEVKAKAEKMAAIE; encoded by the coding sequence GAAGACAACCTGGTGGTGGAAGTGGCGCAGCACTTGGGTGACCGGGTGGTGCGCACCATTGGTATGGACATGACTGACGGGCTGGTCAGGGGAATGCCTGTTAAGAACACGGGCAAACCGATCATGATGCCTGTGGGTGACGCAGGTCTGGGTCGAGTCTTGAATGTCGTGGGGCGGCCTGTGGACGGGCTTGGCCCAGTGGAAACAGACAAGTATGCCCCGATCCATCGTCGAGCACCGGAATTCACAGAACAGGATACGACCGTAAACGTGCTGGAAAGTGGTGTGAAGGTGATGGACCTGCTGGTTCCCTTCCCCAGGGGTGGCAAGATGGGCATGTTTGGCGGCGCTGGTGTGGGGAAAACCGTTATCATGATGGAGATGATCCACAACATTGCGATGCAGCACGGCGGCATTTCCGTGTTTGCAGGCGTGGGCGAGAGGACCCGGGAGGGAAATGACCTTTATTATGAAATGAAAGGATCTGGCGTGCTTCCCAGAGCGGCCCTTATTTACGGACAGATGACCGAACCTCCGGGAGCGCGGGCGCGCGTGGCCCTTTCGGCGCTCACCGCTGCAGAGTATTACAGGGACGAGGAAGGAAAAGATGTGTTGCTGTTTATTGACAACATCTTTCGTTTCACTCAGGCGGGCTCCGAGGTCTCCGCCCTTCTGGGCCGCATGCCCTCTGCGGTAGGCTACCAACCCACGCTGGCGGTTGACCTGGGAGAACTCCAGGAGCGGATTACGTCCACCACCAAGGGTTCTATCACGGCGGTCCAATGCGTGTATGTGCCGGCAGACGACTTGACAGACCCGGCGCCGGCCACCACGTTTGCCCACCTTGACGGCACCGTGGTGCTCTCCAGGCAGATCGTGGAGCTCGGGATCTACCCGGCTGTGGACCCGCTCGATTCAGTTTCCCGTATTCTGGATCCAGTAGTTCTTGGTGAGGAGCACTATTTAACGGCTCGTAGAGTGCAGGTGATCCTGCAGAAGTATAAGGACTTGCAGGATATTATTGCCATTCTTGGTATGGACGAGCTTTCTGAGGAAGACAAACTCACGGTTGGCCGGGCCCGCAGGATACAACGTTTCCTCTCACAACCCTTCTTTGTGGCGGCGGAATTTACCGGTACCGAGGGTAAATATGTGAAAGTCGAAGATACCGTCAAGGGCTTTAAAGGGATTTGTGAAGGCGAATATGATGATCTTCCCGAACAGGCCTTCTACATGGTCGGTCCGATCGACGAGGTCAAGGCCAAGGCTGAGAAGATGGCGGCAATTGAGTAG
- a CDS encoding cell division protein ZapA: MDRIISIKLFDQDYTFRADAKVFQAEKIVDYVTEEVEKAWVSSEVPGKLDTVILAALNIANDYFEMKRCREEFLQDIDHRCRVLIDHIGNNV; the protein is encoded by the coding sequence GTGGACCGAATAATCAGCATAAAACTGTTTGACCAGGACTATACGTTCAGAGCTGACGCCAAAGTGTTCCAGGCTGAGAAGATCGTCGATTATGTGACCGAAGAGGTAGAAAAGGCCTGGGTTTCTAGTGAGGTCCCTGGCAAGCTTGACACGGTCATATTGGCTGCATTGAATATCGCTAACGACTATTTTGAGATGAAGCGATGTCGCGAGGAGTTTTTGCAGGATATTGATCATCGTTGTAGAGTCTTGATTGACCATATTGGCAACAATGTGTGA
- the zapB gene encoding cell division protein ZapB has protein sequence MDEDSISQRFDRLEERVERLVQTCSDLRESKSGLETKVKDLEQVLRTKEAAERGYVEEKSVIRSKVDDLLGRLDQVLDST, from the coding sequence GTGGATGAGGATAGTATTTCCCAGCGCTTTGATAGGCTTGAAGAGAGGGTAGAACGATTAGTTCAGACGTGTAGTGATCTCCGAGAATCCAAATCAGGACTGGAAACAAAGGTAAAGGACCTTGAACAGGTCCTTAGGACAAAGGAAGCAGCCGAACGGGGTTACGTGGAAGAGAAATCCGTGATCCGGTCTAAGGTGGATGACCTGCTGGGTAGACTGGATCAAGTTCTCGACTCAACATAG
- a CDS encoding tyrosine--tRNA ligase: MDNVFDVLRQRGFVEQTTGDEAIYRLFEETVTCYIGFDPTASSFHVGSLIPIMALAHMQRHGHRPVALVGGGTALVGDPSGKTEMRQMLTAQQVNENAEGLKRQLARFMSFEKGQAVLLNNAEWLTKLAYIPFLRDIGRHFSVNRMLTSESCRLRLETGLSFIEFNYVLLQAYDFLHLYRTQDCVLQMGGADQWGNIVAGIDLIRRVEQGTAHGITFPLITTSSGDKMGKTAKGAIWLDPELTLPYDYFQFWINTADADVIRFMSFFTFVPLAEIEAARNLEGFELNVAKTVLAFEATKLVHGQDEAENALRASYGLFGVRTIDPQLFVSSTIPRDPALRDVESIPTTMIDPDRLRKGIPAFKLFREVSLAKSGGEARRLIEQGGAYVNDRRIEAIDTVVSDNDLNKHEILLRAGKKKYHRIRLDVE, encoded by the coding sequence TTGGACAACGTTTTTGACGTATTAAGACAGCGCGGTTTTGTGGAACAGACGACCGGCGACGAAGCCATCTATCGTCTATTTGAGGAGACCGTGACCTGCTACATCGGATTTGATCCTACGGCATCCAGTTTTCATGTGGGGAGCTTGATTCCGATCATGGCCTTGGCCCATATGCAACGACACGGGCATCGACCGGTTGCGCTGGTCGGAGGTGGCACCGCTTTGGTGGGAGATCCAAGTGGAAAGACTGAGATGCGGCAGATGTTGACGGCGCAACAGGTGAACGAAAATGCCGAAGGGCTGAAAAGGCAATTGGCGAGGTTTATGAGTTTCGAAAAGGGCCAGGCGGTGCTTCTTAACAACGCGGAGTGGCTTACGAAACTCGCATACATCCCTTTCTTGAGGGACATTGGACGTCATTTCAGCGTCAACCGGATGTTGACGAGTGAATCTTGTCGGTTGCGCCTTGAGACAGGGCTCAGTTTTATTGAATTCAATTATGTCCTTTTGCAGGCTTATGATTTCTTGCATCTTTACAGGACCCAGGATTGCGTCTTACAGATGGGGGGTGCTGATCAATGGGGAAACATTGTGGCAGGTATTGACCTGATTAGGCGCGTGGAGCAAGGCACAGCTCACGGCATTACATTTCCCCTCATAACAACTAGTTCGGGAGACAAGATGGGTAAGACGGCAAAGGGCGCAATTTGGCTCGACCCGGAACTGACCTTGCCCTATGACTATTTTCAATTCTGGATCAATACTGCTGATGCTGATGTGATAAGATTCATGTCCTTTTTTACATTCGTGCCTTTGGCGGAAATTGAGGCAGCGCGCAATTTGGAAGGATTCGAGCTGAACGTTGCCAAGACGGTTCTGGCTTTTGAGGCGACCAAGCTGGTCCATGGCCAGGACGAGGCTGAGAATGCCCTCAGGGCCTCTTACGGGTTATTCGGCGTCAGGACAATTGACCCACAACTTTTTGTTTCCAGTACAATACCCAGGGACCCGGCCTTGAGGGACGTGGAATCAATCCCCACCACCATGATTGATCCGGATCGATTGCGCAAAGGCATTCCGGCATTCAAGTTGTTTAGGGAGGTATCGCTGGCCAAGAGTGGAGGGGAGGCCAGACGACTTATTGAGCAGGGTGGCGCGTACGTAAATGATAGGCGAATCGAAGCGATTGATACGGTGGTTAGTGATAACGACTTGAATAAGCATGAGATCTTGCTGAGGGCGGGCAAAAAGAAATATCACAGGATTAGACTAGACGTTGAATGA